One window of the Archaeoglobus sulfaticallidus PM70-1 genome contains the following:
- a CDS encoding glycosyltransferase — protein sequence MLSVIITAYKNAGYIEENIKKLNHNAEIIIAADEPDSEIKEIVDKYNLKHTFSNKRRGKWRALNDALKLVEGDKILFLDSDTRIVDFDPEILDHYSVVEIRKEINSSTLMERLVNIDYFNMFLTAKLSSKLGTCLGLNGSAFLIRKDVIEKFRFRRRIVEDADLGVRVGIAGESFFVDGRALTKAPNSLKKWLIQRERWALGGAEIVMEFLWDLIKKPVNILPVLFLFYPAIIGFLLDLILPDYLLLKAMYLILPPIHHLPVNIVSLTLLAIFSMLSFRNLVASLTSFAVWALAMILLSLTTNYRIEFRLLPIYYFFYSPLWAMICFVTLLRAISWKVLGWEIELRDWVV from the coding sequence ATGTTAAGTGTGATCATAACAGCGTACAAAAACGCTGGGTATATCGAAGAGAACATAAAGAAGCTAAACCACAACGCAGAGATAATAATAGCCGCTGACGAGCCAGATAGCGAGATCAAAGAGATCGTTGATAAGTACAACCTCAAACATACCTTCAGCAATAAAAGGAGAGGAAAATGGAGGGCTTTGAACGATGCGTTAAAGCTGGTAGAAGGAGATAAAATTCTGTTCCTCGATTCAGACACAAGAATAGTCGATTTTGATCCTGAGATACTGGATCACTATTCAGTTGTTGAAATTCGCAAGGAGATAAACTCCTCCACTCTAATGGAGAGGCTCGTGAACATAGATTATTTCAACATGTTCTTAACCGCCAAGCTATCATCCAAGCTCGGAACCTGTCTGGGTTTGAATGGCTCGGCATTCCTGATAAGGAAAGATGTCATTGAAAAATTCAGATTCAGAAGAAGGATCGTTGAGGATGCCGATCTTGGAGTTAGAGTTGGTATTGCAGGAGAGAGCTTTTTCGTGGACGGGAGAGCTTTAACCAAAGCTCCGAATAGCCTTAAGAAATGGCTCATACAGCGTGAGAGGTGGGCTTTGGGAGGAGCGGAGATAGTAATGGAGTTCCTCTGGGATTTGATAAAGAAACCAGTTAACATTCTGCCAGTCCTGTTTCTTTTCTATCCTGCAATTATCGGCTTTCTGCTCGACTTAATCCTGCCAGACTATCTCCTGCTCAAAGCCATGTACCTGATTCTGCCACCAATACACCACCTACCAGTAAATATAGTATCTCTAACGCTACTCGCGATTTTCAGCATGCTATCCTTCAGAAATCTGGTTGCCTCACTAACCTCATTCGCCGTATGGGCTCTTGCGATGATACTGCTCTCACTCACAACCAACTACAGAATAGAATTCAGGCTACTACCGATATACTACTTCTTCTACTCACCATTGTGGGCGATGATATGTTTCGTAACATTGTTGAGAGCCATATCATGGAAAGTTTTAGGCTGGGAAATAGAACTCAGAGACTGGGTTGTGTGA
- a CDS encoding COG1470 family protein codes for MRTIMYLLILLCLLIFPCSALKVAISGSFYSHHYVIAQGENIKGEDVSVVVFNKMNRSVYINLSYVAPEFIKVNFSTTGYFLKPNEYRKVYIELKADEDAIPGNYTVRVEAIVYETEGNLPVKVVVSAAQEANVTVVGEKAYVEIFALDPVGNVANTALIKLFKGDYEIASAYRKLEKKVTPGNYTAIAYLFDEKVASKSFTLKPDEHKRIEFAIEAVRFEAFDVLPVKDGDRIVQDCVCSITGGD; via the coding sequence ATGAGAACAATCATGTACCTGTTAATACTGCTCTGTTTGCTGATTTTTCCGTGTAGTGCTTTAAAGGTTGCGATTTCAGGGAGTTTTTACTCTCACCACTATGTCATAGCACAGGGTGAAAATATAAAAGGAGAAGATGTGTCTGTAGTGGTATTTAACAAAATGAACAGATCTGTGTATATCAATCTATCGTATGTGGCTCCTGAATTCATAAAAGTCAATTTTTCCACCACTGGATACTTCCTGAAACCCAATGAATACAGGAAAGTTTACATTGAGCTCAAAGCCGATGAAGATGCAATACCGGGTAATTATACTGTGAGGGTCGAGGCTATTGTATATGAAACAGAGGGTAATCTGCCAGTAAAAGTTGTGGTTTCAGCTGCACAGGAAGCGAATGTGACTGTGGTTGGTGAAAAAGCCTATGTTGAGATTTTTGCACTCGATCCCGTAGGCAATGTAGCCAATACTGCACTGATTAAGCTTTTCAAAGGGGACTATGAAATCGCATCTGCTTACAGGAAGCTTGAAAAGAAGGTCACTCCAGGCAATTATACCGCAATCGCATATTTATTTGATGAGAAGGTAGCAAGTAAGAGCTTTACCCTTAAACCCGATGAGCACAAGAGAATTGAATTCGCTATAGAGGCTGTCCGCTTCGAAGCATTTGATGTACTACCCGTGAAAGATGGCGACAGGATTGTACAGGATTGTGTATGTTCAATTACTGGCGGTGATTGA